A region from the Tsuneonella mangrovi genome encodes:
- a CDS encoding SDR family NAD(P)-dependent oxidoreductase — protein MEVGANTPAVVTGGASGLGEATARALAAKGAKVAIFDLQEEKGQKVAAEIGGVFCECNVTDEASVDAAFAKAREAHGQERILVNCAGTGNAIKTAKRDRNTGEISHFPLDAFNWIIQINLVGTFRCIAKSAAGMMTLDPLSEDGDRGAIVNTASVAGEDGQIGQAAYSASKGGVIGMTLPIARDLMGEGIRVNTILPGIFNTPLMNAAPPQVKEALAASVPFPKRLGHAEEYAKLALCMIENGYFNGEDVRLDGAIRMAPR, from the coding sequence ATGGAAGTTGGTGCCAACACCCCCGCAGTCGTGACCGGCGGCGCATCGGGCCTGGGCGAAGCGACCGCGCGGGCGCTCGCCGCCAAGGGCGCGAAAGTCGCGATCTTCGATTTGCAGGAAGAGAAGGGCCAGAAGGTTGCTGCGGAAATCGGCGGCGTGTTCTGCGAATGCAACGTGACCGACGAAGCGAGCGTCGATGCCGCCTTTGCCAAGGCACGTGAAGCGCACGGGCAAGAACGCATCCTCGTCAACTGCGCAGGCACCGGCAATGCCATCAAGACCGCCAAGCGCGATCGCAACACCGGTGAGATCAGCCATTTCCCGCTCGATGCGTTCAACTGGATCATCCAGATCAACCTTGTCGGCACGTTCCGATGCATCGCCAAGTCGGCCGCAGGGATGATGACGCTCGACCCGCTGAGCGAAGACGGCGATCGCGGCGCGATCGTCAACACCGCTTCGGTTGCGGGCGAAGACGGGCAGATCGGCCAGGCCGCCTATTCGGCCTCGAAGGGCGGCGTCATCGGCATGACACTGCCGATCGCGCGCGACCTGATGGGCGAAGGCATCCGGGTGAACACGATCCTGCCCGGCATCTTCAACACTCCGCTGATGAACGCAGCCCCGCCGCAAGTGAAGGAAGCTCTGGCTGCCAGCGTGCCGTTCCCCAAGCGCCTTGGCCACGCAGAGGAATATGCCAAGCTCGCGCTGTGCATGATCGAAAACGGTTATTTCAACGGCGAGGACGTGCGGCTCGACGGTGCGATAAGGATGGCCCCGCGCTGA
- a CDS encoding acetyl-CoA C-acetyltransferase gives MPTAYIVDAVRSAGGRRGGRLAGVHPVDLAAASLDALVTRTGIDPAKIDDVVMGCVTQAGQQAMQVGRNAVLASKVLPQSTPAVTIDRQCGSSQQAIQFAAQAVMSGTQDAVIAAGIESMTRVPMGSNATFHMKEGMGHYKSPGLEEKYPGIMFSQFMGAEMIAKKHGFTKDDCDRFALSSHEKAIAATQGGAFEREIVPITIETPEGEQQHTIDEGIRFDASLEGIAGVKLLQEGGVLTAASSSQICDGSSAALVVSEQALKDYGLTPRARIHTLTVTAGDPVIMLEEPLFATDKALQRAGLSIDDIDLYEVNEAFATVPLAWLKHTGADPDKLNVNGGAIALGHPLGASGTKLMTTLINALHARGKKYGLQTMCEGGGVANVTIVEAV, from the coding sequence ATGCCCACCGCCTACATCGTCGATGCCGTTCGTTCCGCCGGAGGGCGCAGGGGAGGGCGGCTGGCCGGGGTCCACCCGGTCGACCTCGCCGCCGCATCGCTCGATGCGCTGGTGACGCGCACCGGAATCGACCCGGCGAAGATCGACGACGTGGTGATGGGCTGCGTCACCCAGGCGGGCCAGCAGGCGATGCAGGTCGGGCGCAACGCGGTGCTCGCCAGCAAGGTCCTGCCGCAGTCGACCCCGGCGGTGACGATCGACCGCCAGTGCGGGTCGAGCCAGCAGGCGATCCAGTTCGCTGCGCAGGCGGTGATGAGCGGCACGCAGGACGCGGTGATCGCAGCGGGCATCGAAAGCATGACCCGGGTGCCGATGGGCTCCAACGCGACCTTCCACATGAAGGAGGGGATGGGCCACTACAAGTCGCCTGGTCTCGAAGAGAAATACCCGGGGATCATGTTCTCGCAGTTCATGGGCGCGGAAATGATCGCCAAGAAACATGGCTTTACCAAAGACGATTGCGACCGGTTTGCGCTGTCGAGCCACGAAAAGGCGATCGCTGCGACGCAGGGCGGGGCGTTCGAGCGCGAGATCGTGCCGATCACCATCGAGACGCCCGAAGGCGAACAGCAACACACCATCGATGAAGGCATCCGGTTCGATGCTTCGCTTGAAGGGATCGCGGGGGTGAAGCTGCTGCAGGAAGGCGGGGTGCTGACCGCCGCCAGTTCCAGCCAGATCTGCGACGGTTCGAGCGCGGCGCTGGTCGTCTCCGAACAGGCGCTCAAGGATTATGGCCTCACGCCGCGCGCGCGGATTCACACGCTGACGGTGACCGCGGGCGATCCGGTGATCATGCTCGAAGAGCCGCTGTTCGCGACCGACAAGGCGCTGCAGCGCGCTGGCCTTTCGATCGACGACATCGACCTTTACGAAGTGAACGAGGCGTTCGCGACGGTGCCGCTCGCGTGGCTCAAGCACACCGGGGCCGACCCGGACAAGCTCAACGTCAACGGCGGTGCAATCGCGCTTGGCCACCCGCTCGGTGCGAGCGGGACCAAGCTGATGACCACGCTGATCAACGCGCTCCACGCGCGCGGCAAGAAATATGGCCTGCAGACGATGTGCGAAGGCGGCGGTGTCGCTAACGTGACGATCGTCGAAGCCGTCTGA
- a CDS encoding crotonase/enoyl-CoA hydratase family protein: MTDYTQIKLEIADKIATITLHRPEKMNAFTRTMMDEIIAALDVTDADDSIRAVIFTGHGDQAFCAGADLTPEGGGHVFSDPNPVEDLSDPRVRDGGGLLTLRMFNSKKPLIGACNGVAVGVGATMQLPFDIRLASDNARFGFVFARRGITPEACSSWFLPRLVGMQAAMEWCMTGRVFDAQEALDRGLVRSVHPQAELMDVARGIAREIADNTSAVSVAMTRAMLWRLSALEHPMMAHRIDSRAIYRLSRSADAREGIASFLEKRAPAYPDTVSGDMPDFYPWWDEPGFV; the protein is encoded by the coding sequence GTGACCGACTACACCCAGATCAAGCTCGAGATTGCCGACAAGATCGCCACGATCACGCTGCATCGGCCCGAGAAGATGAACGCGTTCACGCGCACGATGATGGACGAGATCATCGCTGCGCTCGATGTGACCGACGCCGACGACAGCATACGTGCGGTGATCTTCACCGGGCATGGCGACCAGGCGTTCTGCGCCGGGGCAGACCTGACGCCGGAGGGCGGGGGGCATGTGTTCTCCGATCCCAATCCGGTCGAGGATCTCTCGGACCCGCGCGTGCGCGATGGTGGCGGCTTGCTGACCCTGCGGATGTTCAATTCGAAGAAGCCGCTGATCGGTGCGTGCAACGGCGTGGCGGTCGGCGTCGGGGCGACTATGCAATTGCCGTTCGACATTCGCCTTGCGAGCGATAACGCGCGATTCGGCTTCGTGTTCGCGCGGCGCGGGATCACCCCCGAGGCCTGCTCGAGCTGGTTCCTGCCGCGCCTCGTCGGGATGCAGGCGGCGATGGAATGGTGCATGACAGGGCGTGTCTTTGATGCGCAGGAGGCACTTGATCGGGGTCTCGTGCGGTCGGTTCACCCCCAGGCTGAATTGATGGACGTGGCCCGCGGGATTGCGCGTGAAATTGCAGACAACACATCTGCGGTGTCGGTCGCGATGACCCGGGCGATGCTCTGGCGGCTCTCCGCGCTCGAGCATCCGATGATGGCGCACCGGATCGACAGCCGCGCGATCTATCGCCTCAGCCGCAGCGCCGATGCGCGCGAAGGGATCGCCAGTTTCCTTGAAAAGCGCGCGCCCGCATATCCTGACACCGTCAGCGGCGACATGCCCGACTTCTATCCCTGGTGGGACGAGCCGGGGTTCGTATGA